A stretch of the Arachis stenosperma cultivar V10309 chromosome 6, arast.V10309.gnm1.PFL2, whole genome shotgun sequence genome encodes the following:
- the LOC130935780 gene encoding SPX domain-containing protein 2-like, translated as MKFWKILNNQIEQTLPDWRDKFLSYKDLKKQLKLIAPAKDADNNPPTKRPRLDGDGAAEDGEQEEVAKEVNDFLKLLELEIEKFNAFFVEKEEEYIIKWKELQDRVAKAKDSNVELMSVGREIVDFHGEMVLLENYSALNYTGLVKIIKKYDKRTGALVRLPFIQDVLNQPFFKVDVLNKIVKECEVMLSILFPRNRPPGSSLSINEDYTEEGCTSITTNESKASLAQVPKELAEIENMENTYIKLTSSALQTLEQIRGGSSTVSIYSLPPLGSKALEEEIEGK; from the exons ATGAAGTTCTGGAAGATTCTCAACAACCAGATCGAGCAAACGCTTCCTGATTGGCGCGACAAGTTTCTTTCCTACAAGGATTTGAAGAAACAGTTGAAGCTCATCGCGCCCGCCAAGGACGCCGATAACAACCCTCCCACGAAGCGGCCCAGGTTGGACGGAGACGGCGCCGCCGAAGATGGGGAACAAGAGGAGGTGGCGAAGGAGGTCAACGACTTCTTGAAGCTGTTGGAATTGGAGATTGAGAAGTTCAACGCTTTTTTCGTTGAGAAGGAGGAAGAGTACATCATCAAATGGAAG GAGTTGCAAGACAGGGTTGCCAAGGccaaggattcaaatgtagaatTGATGTCTGTAGGGAGGGAAATAGTGGATTTTCATGGAGAGATGGTTTTGTTAGAGAACTATAGCGCACTTAACTACACGG GTTTGGTGAAGATAATAAAGAAATATGATAAACGAACTGGTGCACTAGTTCGCTTACCTTTCATCCAAGACGTCTTGAACCAACCTTTCTTCAAAGTTGATGTGCTTAACAAGATTGTAAAGGAGTGTGAAGTGATGCTAAGCATCCTTTTCCCCAGAAACAGGCCTCCAGGATCATCGTTATCAATTAACGAGGATTATACGGAAGAAGGGTGCACCTCCATAACTACCAATGAAAGTAAAGCATCGCTAGCTCAGGTCCCTAAAGAGCTTGCTGAGATTGAAAACATGGAGAACACATACATCAAACTAACTTCGTCAGCACTGCAAACATTGGAGCAGATTAGGGGTGGAAGCTCAACTGTAAGTATATACTCATTACCGCCTCTCGGTAGCAAGGCTCTGGAAGAGGAGATTGAAGGCAAATAA
- the LOC130934801 gene encoding probable carboxylesterase 17: MSLVAESPDFLQVYSDGTVKRFAPETAPPCLEPSNDPNGFRSKDVVIDPLKPITGRLFLPPSVSSSEKLPVLVYFHGGGFCIGSTTWLGYHVFLGEFSATSRSIVLSVDYRLAPEHRLPTAYEDCYAAIEWLRDQASTEPWLQQAELSRVFLSGDSAGANIAHHVAVKTIQKWVCPVKIKGIMLIHPYFGSEKRTEKEMEDGGSEDVKSNDMFWKLSIPEGSNRDYFGCNFEKANLPERIWSKFPAIEVHVAGLDFLKERGVMYAEFVKKNGVKDVKLVEAKGEKHIYHVLDPKSDAARLLQKQMSQFMKRF, translated from the exons ATGTCCTTAGTAGCAGAATCACCGGATTTTCTTCAAGTCTATTCTGATGGCACTGTGAAACGCTTTGCACCAGAAACTGCTCCACCATGTTTGGAACCATCCAATGATCCCAATGGATTCAGGTCCAAGGATGTGGTCATTGACCCATTAAAACCCATCACTGGAAGGCTCTTCCTTCCTCCTTCAGTTTCCTCCTCAGAGAAGCTTCCAGTGTTGGTTTATTTCCATGGTGGAGGCTTTTGCATTGGCTCCACCACTTGGCTTGGCTACCATGTTTTTCTTGGTGAATTCTCTGCCACTTCAAGGTCCATTGTTCTGTCTGTTGATTACCGTTTGGCTCCGGAGCACCGTCTTCCCACGGCTTATGAAGACTGCTACGCCGCAATTGAATGGCTTCGTGATCAA GCAAGCACAGAACCATGGCTCCAACAAGCAGAGTTATCAAGAGTTTTCCTCTCTGGGGACAGTGCTGGAGCCAACATTGCACATCATGTTGCTGTGAAAACAATTCAGAAGTGGGTGTGCCCTGTGAAAATCAAAGGAATAATGCTAATACACCCTTACTTTGGTAGTGAGAAGAGAACTGAGAAGGAAATGGAAGATGGAGGTTCAGAAGATGTGAAGAGCAATGACATGTTCTGGAAGCTAAGCATACCGGAAGGCTCGAACCGCGACTACTTCGGCTGCAATTTCGAGAAAGCAAACTTGCCTGAGAGAATTTGGTCCAAGTTCCCAGCAATTGAGGTGCATGTTGCTGGTTTGGATTTCTTGAAGGAGAGGGGTGTGATGTATGCAGAGTTTGTGAAGAAGAATGGGGTGAAAGATGTGAAGCTTGTGGAGGCCAAGGGAGAGAAGCATATTTATCATGTGCTTGATCCTAAATCTGATGCAGCAAGGTTGCTTCAGAAACAGATGAGCCAGTTCATGAAGAGGTTTTAG